The genomic window tcaTTATTAACATGCCCGataccataaggctagtgaagctatctacactgtatgatgaatagaTCTCTTATTTCTCCGCATCCGCGGATGATCGTCACTTTTGACTTATCACTCGTGTTTATAGCAGCTGCGGCTCCACGTGTTTCAACCCTCTATACCATGAGGTATAtgagtgaaaaagcataataggactccTTTTAATATTTGTCTCAATATaacttacctcagtatctccaaatgACACTTTGTATTCTTTAGTCCAGTGCAGAACAACTTTACGCCTGAATCCTGCagattattattgttcatgttcagCTCTTTCAGACTGGTATCTGATCCAAGAACTGCAGCCAAAGCTTGACAGCTTTTGTCTGTTAGGCCACAATCATTTAGCCTACAATGGAAATACGATTACAAAATTATTAGATTAAATACATTggttaaacaaaaataataaatgcatttttcacCTATAGCTTTAATtacaatgaaatatacatttatagTCTTGATCAACACCTTTGCCATTGTGATCATGTGCTCAACACTGGCTACAACGCTCAATGCTGTAACAACTCAATGTAAAAATATGATACTCTCTATAGAGTgctcacaaaaataaataaaaaataggcaCAGGAGCATTTGAAAGCAGccactaaaaaataataataataaaaaatcactAGGTAGCTGATTATCTGTTGACAGTCACTGCAAACCTCAGCATGAATGAACATAGCACATTTTGCTACTAACAATAACTGGTTAAAGGAGAACAAAACTCTTCATTCTCATCTAAAGGAAAAACACAAGAAAATGTTGCTGGGTGTTGAAACAGTAATGAGAATGGTAAATGTAATTATTGAGATAAAGATATATGATGAGAGATATATGATAAAGACATGATTTGatacatatttataaaataataagatTTGAATGTTTGATATAATGTTTATACACCAAAAGCAGAATGAAACACTGAGACTCATTTgaactacacatcatggactgtTTATCTACTCGGCTCAAAGGTCAAACAGCAGCACAGCAAAATCTCATTAGAGTAGATGCATTTACTCGCTGATAAGTGTCACGCAACCACAAAACAATGCTTCGAGATCCAATGTGAAGTGCTTGAATTCAGGGAGGAACAGAAATTACTCGTAATTTTAACTAGTTTAAAGCTGGATGAAACAGGGCTGACAAACACTGTGCACACTGAATCAGAAGGTCTGGACTTTTGTCcatttatactaaatgtatttagaGGACTGTTTTTTATACAGATACCCAGAAAAGTTACATTTCACCCTGGCATTAAGGTGCTATGTTAGTGCATTTAACTGTGGTTATCATGATTTAAATGTACACTACTAGGGAAGACAGATAGTGTATTTTAATAAAACTTCAACAATTAAAATTATTCAATTTTACTCTATAAATATCAGGTTGCTACAATTACAATGGCCATATCGTTCAGGCTTAATCTCCCAGAAAAACAAGATTTTCCGGGACATTTAACATTTTATCTCATTTTTGATGGGCTGAactttatgtcattattttttaGGTTTCCCAGGATACATGGGAACTCTGAGATGAATGTGTTTTACAGATGAAAGCAAGAAAATGACTTACAGTGCTCTTTTGGAGGTTTTGATGACTGCCAATAATCTAATGAGACACTCGtctgatttcttgaatttctgaagctcaaactcctccagctcctcctctgatgtcaacaacacaaagaccaaagcagaccactgggcaggtgaaagatcagcagatgagagacttcctttgctaaggtgggtctgaatgtctttcaccagagtttggtcgttcagttcattcaaacagtagaacagattgatggatctctctgGAGACAGATCAGCTTCAAATTTCTGCTTGATGTACTGAACTATTTCCTTTTGGCTCTGGTCATTGTCGTATTCTTGCATCATCAGACCTCGTAAGAGTCTGCGATTGGACTGGAGTGACAGGCCGAGAAGGAAGCGAAGGAAAAGGTCCAGATGTCCATTGTCACTCTTGAgtgccttgtccactgcagtcttgagcaaatcaatcacattttcatttttgttttcctGTCCTGAAGACtcatgaataaatatattttctttctttgtgtCCAGAAACATATGTGCATAAAGAGCTGCAATGAActcttgaatgctcaagtgaacaaagCAGTACATGGTACCAACAGTGATCCCTTTTTCCTCCATAAAGATCTGGGTACACATGCCTGAATACACTGATGCCTTATAGACGTCAATACCACAGGCTTGCAGATCTGATTCATAGAAGATCACATTGTTTTTTTCCAGCTGTTGAAAAGCCAGTTTCCCCAGTGAAAGGATGGTTTGTTTATCCCAGGAAACATCTGCTGTATATTCTCCATCATACTTTCGTCTGCTTTGCTGGATCTGAAAGCGgagaaagtgtgtgtacatttgtgtcagagtCTTAGGAGTGTCTTCAGTATTTGACTCCTGCAGTGTTTTGAAGGCATCATCAGCCTGATTGTATTTCAGATCATTATTTCTTTTCTCCTCCAAAATGTTCTGGAGAAcagtggctgaaatccagcagaagactgggatgtggcacatgataaaaAGACTTTTTGATTGCTTAACATGATTGATGATTTCTTTGGCCAGATCCTCATCTGTGAATCTTTTTTTGAAGTACTCTTCCTTTTGTgcatcattgaatcctcgtatctctgtcagccggtcgatacagtcaggaggaatcttactggcagctgctggtctggtggtgatccagatgagagcagaaggaagcagatttCCCTTGATGAGGTTTGTCAGGAGAACATCCAGAGAGACTGATGATGAAACATCAGAACACATCTCATTATCCTTAAAGTTTACAGGAAGTCGACATTCATCCAATCCATCAAGGATGAACAGGACTTTAAATTGATTTCTTCTTGTAAGGTTCAGTCCTTTTGTCTCTGGAAAAAACTGGGTTATAAGGTCCATCAAACTTAGTTTTACTTTTTCCTTTAAGTTCATCTCTCTAAATGGAAGAGGAAATATAAAGCTGATATCTTGATTTTCTTGTCCTTCAGCCCAATCCAgaacaaacttttgcacagagactgaTTTTCCGATGCCAGCAACTCCTTTTGTCAGTACAGATCTGATCTGCTTGTCTTGTTCAGGTGCTTCAAACAAATGTTTGCATTCAACCTGTATCTCTTGTGATTCATGACGTCTGGAAGCAACTTCAATCTGTCTTACCTCATGTTCAGTATTGACCTGTTCACTACAACCCTGAGTGATATAGAGATCTGTGTAGATGTTATTCAGAAGTGTAGAGTCACCTTGCTTTGCAATTCCTTCAAAAACACATTGATACTTCTTCTTTAGGTTTGATTTTAGCTGATGAATGAATATTAGCTCATCTAAACACAAATACAGATATTTGTAATATTAGTTTCTCTCctacatttaaaaatgacaatatgACAGATGGCCATGAGTCTCTTACTTTTTAGAGTATCAGCAGCTTCATCTTGCTTCATCTCTCTCAGGAAGTAGAGTGTGAGATCAAGAGCTGCTTCTTTGACACTGCATCTGTTCTCATTAAAGTCCTTCACAAAGTACTGCAAGTcctctttttgtaatattttcttaaactTTTCCAATTCATTCTTTAGAAACATGATCATTTTGTTTTCGAGATCCTACAaacaatgcaagaaaaaaaacaatgacaacAATAAAACAATCTTCATCTATATTTGGTCAAAACAATTGATCCTATttgtttttaatgaattaatttttttttttataaaaattagtTTTCTTACCTGGAAGATCCCTAGGAGATAATctgtgacatttttgtttttcttgtgagTTTGGAAATCTGAATCTAATGTGTCATATTGAAGCCTGttagcaaataaaataataaactgcaTTTTCAGGCAGAAATCATTTGCAaactttttcttttaaacaaaggGGAAAATGCAGTGGCTGCTTAAGATCATGCTGTTATGGTGTATGGTCTATTTAGGTATTTTcgatatttttgtaaaaatgtatgtatgtatgtatatatatatatatatatatatatatatatatatatatatatatatatatatatatatatatatatatatatatataattaaaattattttgaattattttggcTGTTTGTAGATCATCTGTGTGATAAttagttatttaaataaaatgtataccatGATTAAGTTTTGAACAATAAAATCTCAGTAAAACTACTCACTGAAATATTTTCCAACAGTCAATGTGTGACCAACAATAAGCAGCACCAGTATTACCTTTGGGTAGATGATGTTTTTTTCTCACTGAAATCTGGTCCTTTATCTTTTGACCtgtcactcttcacagacacagagctgaaCACATGTGAGCCTGATCTTACACTAATGACACAGAGAacagagagagggaaaaaaatacAGCAAGAGATACTTCCGTTTAATTTCAAGAGCTTCAAGTGAAGCGAAACATTGATTCCACAGCCTTCACAATATCTACTTCACCTTAATATACAAGTGTCTCTAAAATCTTGTTAAGTACACCCATATTATACCTGTTCACATCTTCACATGAGAAAATAGGAATTAACGTAAACTAATGTAGTGAATTTATATTATCTTTCTAAAACAAAACAGACGAGCTGTCATTTCACTTTTATGGCCATACTGACACAATGAAAATGTTATTAATTCTAGGGCTTTCATTGTGAAGCATAGCACCACAGGCAGGATTTGGAATGGGAAATGGATGTAATCGCAAATCTGTTTTGCATCTTTTCCTACAAGTAATAACTGAATTAAAAGAGCTCTGTATTTTAATGCATACTagtaaaaaaaatgcaattatgatGAGTAATGCTGGGATAATTTTTCAAGCTAACACAACTTGATATAGACTCCGTTTCACCTCTGTTTCTGTGAGAGATTCATCTCAGAGGGAGACTCCTTTCCTTGCTCCTCTGACATACTGCAGCTGAACAGCTCAACGCTGAGATATTTGCGGCGCAGAAGATGATCAGATGCTCATTATGACCTAGACATGACATTGTGACACTGAGATGAATATCACGATAGTTCAGAGGGGAAAACGATGATGGAAAAATAAGAAAGACAAATTACGAAAGTAAAGTTAACAAACAAGCaatatgaaaagaaaaaatatgcttcaaaataTATTATGATGCAGAGATTAAACACTGTGCTACAAGAAAAAGCAGTTTTATATACACACTATTTATGTTTTTCAACTTCATCAGTTCTTTTTTATTTGATATAGTTCagtgtagggctgggcgataaaacgataacgatatatatcgcgatagacaagagatcgatatcaataaaaaatgtgttcgataaaacgttcgatattttgtattcttcgtcggcccgcccagcccccctttaacgttcagttcatagcgccagatcacaatagaagttaaggttatctttcctgaacgggtccatgttgttgtattaaacaaactaaatagccttatgttatttatcttatttacacgacggcatttgatttctgtctctacatgatcgcgcgtttacaatgtctcctcacagacgggattgcggactccattcataaaaacggactttactatagggcggaattcgtcgatttttggaccaataaatcaaaagttggtctgttaattaattcagatcgcgatatggactagtgtctgtgaaaactgaaatgcaaaaagaccgtttcaataagaatcctgcatgttccgtttgcctcaatatgtatgaatggaggagacgcgttttattttcactacactcATACTGCACATGTGACGCTCCccctaatttttggcctttgcatctcacatgaacagacaaactccaataaatacatctccaaagctgctgtgagtgtcactttttgtcaattttaccgtttcattagtgaaactagcatcattcatactgtgttacacactgaaacttcacggcaacctgtcaaaataaaagtaaggtttaacatgtaacagaacaatattagtcttgtattactttgtacagtataatgtaggtgtttatatgttcacatttaaataatttacataaaacaatatatgataaaaaaaataataaagagtcaccacttaattgttgaaaaaatactattattattaaaccttttttaactgaatataatttttcttctatgtattaattttaacagtaaagctccgtttatttttatttttaaaaataaatcagtgattttgctttcatttgattatcagaaaaattaaaacaagaatttctgaaaaaaaaaaaagattgtaaggccctattgttcaaaatgttgaaagttttggacttatttttcacttaaataaatatttttgttattacacaaagtataggctaaagtaccgggaaagaagtaatgttggctactggcaaccagcaatctgtgcagaaaaaaatataatcagccaagtactttgcaacaacctctgacctgtggtcaagccgtacttctgggccatacattagcttgaccattcacttcatcgacaatgaatggggtttgaattgaggattaagagataattaagtgtatattgtgactttagacttatgtttacattttaattatttgagttttccatggttgttgacatttctgtcttaataactgaggggattatgatcagaggcaggttaaatttaaaataaaaatgcttgagtgtaatatatttttctcctggtccttattttaaatgggtcataaaaatatcaNNNNNNNNNNNNNNNNNNNNNNNNNNNNNNNNNNNNNNNNNNNNNNNNNNNNNNNNNNNNNNNNNNNNNNNNNNNNNNNNNNNNNNNNN from Garra rufa chromosome 7, GarRuf1.0, whole genome shotgun sequence includes these protein-coding regions:
- the LOC141338696 gene encoding protein NLRC3-like; the protein is MSEEQGKESPSEMNLSQKQSVRSGSHVFSSVSVKSDRSKDKGPDFSEKKTSSTQRLQYDTLDSDFQTHKKNKNVTDYLLGIFQDLENKMIMFLKNELEKFKKILQKEDLQYFVKDFNENRCSVKEAALDLTLYFLREMKQDEAADTLKNELIFIHQLKSNLKKKYQCVFEGIAKQGDSTLLNNIYTDLYITQGCSEQVNTEHEVRQIEVASRRHESQEIQVECKHLFEAPEQDKQIRSVLTKGVAGIGKSVSVQKFVLDWAEGQENQDISFIFPLPFREMNLKEKVKLSLMDLITQFFPETKGLNLTRRNQFKVLFILDGLDECRLPVNFKDNEMCSDVSSSVSLDVLLTNLIKGNLLPSALIWITTRPAAASKIPPDCIDRLTEIRGFNDAQKEEYFKKRFTDEDLAKEIINHVKQSKSLFIMCHIPVFCWISATVLQNILEEKRNNDLKYNQADDAFKTLQESNTEDTPKTLTQMYTHFLRFQIQQSRRKYDGEYTADVSWDKQTILSLGKLAFQQLEKNNVIFYESDLQACGIDVYKASVYSGMCTQIFMEEKGITVGTMYCFVHLSIQEFIAALYAHMFLDTKKENIFIHESSGQENKNENVIDLLKTAVDKALKSDNGHLDLFLRFLLGLSLQSNRRLLRGLMMQEYDNDQSQKEIVQYIKQKFEADLSPERSINLFYCLNELNDQTLVKDIQTHLSKGSLSSADLSPAQWSALVFVLLTSEEELEEFELQKFKKSDECLIRLLAVIKTSKRAL